One region of Cobetia sp. cqz5-12 genomic DNA includes:
- a CDS encoding RodZ domain-containing protein: protein MSEHQPAPDQHASDALPGTRLKLEREHQGLSRDEVATQLNLRPSLVDDLERDHYDQIPIAAYRRGYLRAYARLLGMDEKAIVGQYNAQFGTTEAERYTPSSTPSVRPPGKMGKYLFRLVSLLVIAGLIGLSYVWWQSGDYGRTSPAETSALEGGSDADNTAPVVNADGSIELSLSQSTNSEAAPSSTATGDASAVDAAASSEATAQSADTLDTNAGAPGAAETGTSASDAATDSAATTDVSAVADASADTSQESAAENAAPAADPRKLELTFNINSWTDIRDADGKRLLRGNNEAGTSTTLEGKPPFTMTIGNASGVELRYMNEAVDLTRVTRGSVAKLTLGE from the coding sequence ATGAGCGAACATCAACCCGCCCCTGATCAGCACGCCAGTGATGCACTGCCTGGCACGCGCCTCAAGCTGGAGCGCGAGCATCAGGGGTTGTCGCGTGATGAGGTGGCGACACAGCTCAACCTGCGCCCCAGCCTGGTCGATGACCTGGAACGCGACCACTACGACCAGATTCCCATCGCCGCGTACCGTCGCGGCTATCTGCGTGCCTATGCCCGCCTGCTGGGCATGGACGAGAAGGCCATCGTCGGACAGTACAACGCCCAGTTCGGCACCACCGAAGCCGAGCGCTACACCCCCAGTTCCACGCCGTCGGTGCGCCCGCCGGGCAAGATGGGCAAGTATCTGTTCCGCCTCGTCAGCCTGCTGGTCATCGCCGGCCTGATCGGCCTCAGCTACGTGTGGTGGCAGAGCGGCGACTATGGCCGCACCTCGCCGGCGGAAACCTCCGCCCTCGAGGGTGGCAGCGATGCGGACAACACCGCACCGGTCGTGAATGCCGATGGCTCCATCGAGCTTTCGCTCTCGCAGTCCACCAATAGTGAAGCGGCGCCGTCCTCCACTGCTACCGGTGATGCGTCTGCCGTCGATGCAGCAGCATCCTCCGAGGCGACAGCGCAGAGTGCTGACACGCTCGACACGAACGCTGGCGCGCCGGGCGCTGCAGAGACTGGTACGTCAGCGTCTGACGCTGCCACGGATAGCGCCGCTACCACTGACGTGAGTGCAGTCGCCGATGCCAGTGCCGACACCTCACAGGAGAGTGCAGCAGAGAACGCTGCACCGGCGGCAGACCCGCGCAAGCTCGAATTGACGTTCAACATCAACTCCTGGACCGACATTCGTGATGCCGATGGCAAGCGCCTGCTGCGCGGCAACAACGAGGCCGGCACCAGCACGACGCTGGAAGGCAAGCCGCCCTTCACGATGACCATCGGCAATGCCTCTGGCGTCGAGCTGCGTTACATGAATGAAGCGGTCGACCTCACGCGCGTCACGCGCGGCAGTGTCGCCAAACTTACCCTCGGTGAATGA
- the pilW gene encoding type IV pilus biogenesis/stability protein PilW, whose product MPSRLPRHRTNEHDPVAHGTVAQGPCQHDSHTRTAARGITRRTRALLLCLGFAGLTLAGCATRVETNDPYAPPDDNKASNAYVELGEAYLGRNQLQRADSAFQKALKLQSSNAEAKAGLAMIYQRQGENVLADDYFNQAISSDSSFTRARNNYAAFLYSRGEYVEACRQLEIAAEDLTYDNRGQLYTNLGRCQMQLGKTSEAAKSFERAVKINPRESEAWLAVARMSHDAGDNDAAQSALSRYFRLAGTDSDSLALAVDVATARGDSRLADLYSRQLEQVMTRESGRAVIRTP is encoded by the coding sequence ATGCCGAGTCGTCTGCCCCGTCATCGCACCAATGAGCATGACCCTGTCGCCCATGGCACTGTCGCACAGGGCCCCTGCCAGCATGATTCCCACACCCGCACCGCTGCTCGCGGCATCACTCGCCGCACCAGAGCCCTGCTGCTGTGCCTCGGATTTGCCGGCCTGACCCTCGCAGGCTGCGCGACACGCGTGGAAACCAACGACCCCTACGCCCCGCCGGATGACAACAAGGCCTCGAACGCCTACGTGGAACTCGGAGAGGCCTATCTGGGTCGTAATCAGCTGCAACGCGCCGACAGCGCCTTCCAGAAGGCACTCAAGCTGCAGAGCAGCAATGCCGAGGCCAAGGCCGGGCTGGCGATGATCTATCAGCGCCAGGGGGAGAACGTGCTCGCCGATGACTATTTCAATCAGGCCATTTCCAGCGATTCGTCCTTTACCCGTGCGCGCAACAACTACGCGGCCTTTCTCTACTCTCGCGGTGAATACGTCGAGGCCTGTCGACAGCTCGAGATCGCGGCTGAAGACCTGACCTACGACAATCGTGGTCAGCTCTATACCAATCTGGGCCGCTGTCAGATGCAGCTGGGCAAGACCAGCGAGGCCGCGAAGAGTTTCGAGCGTGCCGTCAAGATCAACCCGCGTGAGTCAGAGGCCTGGTTGGCGGTGGCACGCATGTCACATGACGCCGGCGACAATGACGCCGCCCAGTCGGCATTGAGCCGCTACTTCCGTCTGGCAGGCACCGACAGCGACAGTCTCGCCCTGGCCGTCGATGTGGCCACGGCTCGCGGCGACAGCCGTCTGGCAGACCTCTACAGCCGTCAGCTGGAGCAGGTCATGACACGGGAATCCGGTCGCGCGGTGATTCGCACTCCCTGA
- the rlmN gene encoding 23S rRNA (adenine(2503)-C(2))-methyltransferase RlmN, producing MTDTTATATDAAAPAAVKLTNLLGLPRPAMEAFFESIGEKKFRATQVMKWIHQEGVDSFDEMTNLAKPLRERLKQVAEIRAPGIVYEGESKDGTRKWVLEVSDGSYVETVLIPSENGNRRTLCVSSQVGCSLDCSFCSTGKQGFERDLTAAEIIGQVWVATRGAEDRKDTRKRPVTNVVMMGMGEPLMNYDNVVPAMKLMLDDNAYGLSKRRVTLSTSGVVPKLDQLGDEMDVSLAISLHAANDELRNVLVPINRKWNIRALLDSCHRYLAKCDDARIVTIEYTLIKDVNDQIQHAEELAALLDELPCKINLIPFNPFPHSGYEKPSRNQVMRFQQRLYELGYTAPVRATRGDDIDAACGQLVGQVKDRTRRAERYINAIQLDAD from the coding sequence ATGACTGATACCACTGCAACTGCCACCGATGCCGCGGCGCCTGCCGCCGTCAAGCTCACCAACCTGCTGGGCCTGCCGCGCCCGGCGATGGAAGCCTTCTTCGAGAGCATCGGCGAGAAGAAATTCCGCGCCACCCAAGTGATGAAATGGATTCACCAGGAAGGTGTCGACAGCTTCGACGAGATGACCAACCTCGCCAAGCCGCTGCGCGAGCGCCTCAAGCAGGTCGCCGAGATCCGTGCGCCGGGCATCGTCTATGAAGGCGAGTCCAAGGACGGCACCCGCAAGTGGGTACTGGAAGTCAGCGATGGCAGCTACGTCGAGACCGTGCTGATCCCGTCCGAGAACGGCAACCGTCGCACCCTGTGCGTGTCTTCCCAGGTCGGTTGCTCACTGGACTGCAGCTTCTGCTCCACCGGCAAGCAGGGCTTCGAGCGTGACCTGACCGCCGCCGAGATCATCGGCCAGGTGTGGGTCGCCACCCGCGGCGCCGAAGACCGCAAGGACACCCGCAAGCGTCCGGTCACCAACGTGGTGATGATGGGCATGGGCGAGCCGCTGATGAACTACGACAACGTCGTGCCGGCGATGAAGCTGATGCTGGACGACAACGCCTATGGCCTGTCCAAGCGTCGCGTCACCCTCTCCACCTCCGGTGTGGTGCCCAAGCTGGACCAGCTCGGTGACGAGATGGACGTCAGCCTGGCGATCTCGCTGCACGCGGCCAACGATGAACTGCGCAACGTGCTGGTGCCGATCAACCGCAAGTGGAACATCCGCGCGCTGCTCGACTCCTGCCATCGCTACCTGGCCAAGTGTGACGACGCACGTATCGTCACCATCGAGTACACCCTGATCAAGGACGTCAACGACCAGATCCAGCACGCCGAGGAACTGGCCGCGCTGCTCGACGAACTGCCGTGCAAGATCAACCTGATCCCGTTCAACCCGTTCCCGCATTCCGGTTACGAGAAGCCGTCGCGCAATCAGGTGATGCGCTTCCAGCAACGTCTCTACGAGCTGGGCTACACCGCACCGGTGCGCGCCACACGTGGCGATGACATCGACGCCGCCTGTGGCCAGCTGGTCGGGCAGGTCAAGGACCGCACCCGTCGCGCCGAGCGTTACATCAACGCCATCCAGCTCGACGCCGACTGA